From a single Francisella halioticida genomic region:
- a CDS encoding argininosuccinate synthase translates to MSEKYQKVASHEAKKGNFKRCLLLYSGGLDTSVMLKWIQEEYEVEVIALTIDIGQVADNLDQIKQKAINLGATDAVIYDAKARFADEIISKAIKANADYQDGYALSTPLGRVIISEIAIEVAKKYNCQVVAHGCTGKGNDQVRFESYLTTLDENIKTIAPVREWGMGREQELEYAEKHSIPVKQQKSKPYSYDENMWGNTAEGGEIEHSDIIAPKKDILQWCKTPENALDEPQNIILDFVEGIPVKLNDESISLAKLIMQCNKIGGEHGAGVFNLIEDRLIGLKVRGIYENPGASIIISAHKKLEQLVSTRQENELKSFMDNKWAYLTYAAEWYNPVMNNIFAFIEEQNKKVTGKVTVSLYKGNIEIVAVESPFSMLKPELATFEASGDLFNHNASAGFIELHSLAQRTAYSIMKNKK, encoded by the coding sequence ATGTCTGAGAAATATCAAAAAGTTGCAAGCCATGAAGCAAAAAAAGGAAATTTCAAACGCTGTCTTTTACTTTATTCTGGGGGCTTAGATACTTCTGTAATGCTCAAATGGATTCAAGAAGAGTACGAGGTTGAAGTAATTGCTTTAACTATAGATATTGGGCAAGTGGCTGATAACCTGGATCAAATAAAGCAAAAAGCTATTAACCTAGGTGCTACAGATGCTGTTATCTATGATGCAAAAGCTCGTTTTGCAGATGAGATTATAAGCAAAGCGATCAAAGCAAATGCTGATTACCAAGATGGTTATGCCCTTTCGACTCCTTTAGGTAGAGTTATTATTTCAGAAATAGCCATTGAAGTGGCTAAAAAATATAACTGCCAAGTTGTTGCTCATGGCTGTACAGGAAAAGGTAATGATCAAGTCCGTTTCGAAAGCTACCTAACAACTCTAGATGAGAACATAAAAACTATTGCCCCTGTTAGAGAATGGGGAATGGGAAGAGAACAAGAACTAGAATATGCTGAGAAACACAGTATTCCAGTTAAGCAACAAAAAAGTAAGCCCTACTCTTATGATGAAAACATGTGGGGAAATACTGCAGAAGGTGGTGAGATAGAACATTCTGACATTATTGCTCCTAAAAAGGATATTCTACAATGGTGTAAGACCCCAGAAAATGCTTTAGATGAACCTCAAAATATAATCTTAGATTTTGTTGAAGGCATACCAGTCAAACTAAATGATGAATCCATATCTTTGGCTAAATTAATAATGCAATGTAATAAAATTGGTGGTGAGCATGGTGCTGGAGTATTTAATCTTATTGAAGACAGACTAATTGGCCTAAAAGTAAGAGGTATTTATGAAAATCCTGGTGCAAGCATTATAATATCTGCACATAAAAAACTAGAACAACTTGTTTCTACACGTCAAGAAAATGAGCTAAAATCATTTATGGATAATAAATGGGCTTATCTTACTTATGCAGCTGAATGGTATAATCCCGTTATGAATAATATTTTTGCATTTATAGAAGAGCAAAACAAAAAAGTAACAGGAAAAGTAACTGTATCTTTATATAAAGGTAATATAGAAATAGTGGCTGTAGAATCCCCTTTTTCTATGCTTAAACCTGAATTAGCAACTTTTGAAGCTAGCGGAGATTTATTTAACCATAATGCTTCAGCTGGGTTTATAGAGCTACATAGTTTAGCTCAACGTACAGCATATTCAATAATGAAAAATAAGAAGTAG
- a CDS encoding TIGR00366 family protein — MLNSILHYASEAISGTNKYVSALGMFFFQSIFNFFVTSGSGQAALTMPIMSPLADLTGLSRQIAVLAFQLGDGWTHCLMPTSATLMAVLGAARIPYGLWVKFIFKFYLYLMTLSSIMIIIAVYIGYN; from the coding sequence ATGTTAAACTCAATTCTTCATTATGCTTCAGAGGCAATATCTGGTACTAATAAGTATGTTTCTGCGCTAGGGATGTTTTTCTTTCAGTCAATTTTTAACTTTTTTGTAACATCTGGATCTGGCCAAGCTGCACTAACGATGCCTATTATGTCACCCTTGGCTGATTTAACTGGGCTAAGCAGACAGATTGCTGTTTTAGCATTCCAGCTTGGTGATGGCTGGACGCATTGTTTAATGCCAACATCTGCAACCTTGATGGCTGTTTTAGGAGCTGCAAGAATACCTTATGGATTATGGGTAAAATTTATTTTTAAATTTTACCTGTACCTTATGACTCTAAGCTCAATTATGATAATTATTGCTGTCTATATTGGTTACAATTGA